A stretch of the Capsicum annuum cultivar UCD-10X-F1 chromosome 8, UCD10Xv1.1, whole genome shotgun sequence genome encodes the following:
- the LOC124886720 gene encoding uncharacterized protein LOC124886720 → MVSSWILNSLSKDMVDSVEYVSDSLELWNELEDRYDQTNGAKLYQLQKEINDLSQGTMDIPTYYTKKKKLWEELNTLCTKSECSCVCSCGAKETMHKAEQDRRLIQFLMGLNEVYTIIRGSLLMMNPLPSMGQAFALLVQEEKQREFKPIPHTLAESSPLNVGTSGNYLGGGRPGNGKSFRTNYNINYDNGTRSRPFCNYCKKLGHTRDKCFKIHGYPNKFMPIPGQHNQKNQIYNTNSRVNKGKGVAANVHGEMYENCTSEKIEAGDLNHNTLSKEQYNQLVDLLRQFQVGTTRDVPTVKINTKIYAPSLSNYHLNNLSFVLFALWQGSQGCPALQKQQFHPNCLIRYT, encoded by the coding sequence ATGGTCTCATCTTGGATTCTCAACTCGTTGAGCAAAGACATGGTTGATAGCGTAGAATATGTGTCTGATTCCCTGGAGCTGTGGAATGAACTAGAAGATCGATACGATCAGACGAATGGAGCAAAATTGTACCAACTACAAAAGGAGATCAATGATCTCAGTCAAGGAACAATGGACATTCCTACATATTACACTAAGAAGAAAAAGCTTTGGGAAGAGCTAAATACCCTGTGTACTAAGAGCGAATGCAGTTGTGTGTGTAGCTGTGGAGCTAAGGAGACTATGCACAAGGCCGAGCAAGATAGACGACTCATCCAATTTCTCATGGGTCTTAATGAGGTTTACACCATAATCAGAGGTAGTTTACTGATGATGAACCCTTTGCCATCTATGGGACAAGCATTCGCATTGTTGGttcaagaagaaaaacaaagGGAGTTCAAGCCCATTCCTCACACATTAGCAGAATCTTCTCCTCTTAATGTTGGTACTTCTGGAAATTACCTGGGAGGGGGTAGACCTGGCAATGGCAAGAGCTTTCGAACAAATTATAATATCAATTACGACAATGGAACTAGGTCAAGACctttttgtaactattgtaagAAATTAGGGCACACCAGGGACAAGTGCTTCAAAATTCATGGTTATCCCAACAAGTTCATGCCTATTCCAGGTCAACATAATCagaaaaatcaaatttacaaCACTAACTCTAGAGTAAACAAGGGTAAAGGAGTTGCAGCAAATGTTCATGGAGAAATGTATGAGAACTGCACCAGTGAAAAGATTGAAGCTGGGGATCTGAATCACAACACCTTGTCCAAAGAACAATACAATCAGCTGGTTGATTTGTTACGACAATTCCAAGTTGGAACCACAAGGGATGTGCCTACTgtcaaaatcaatacaaaaatctaTGCTCCATCCCTGTCAAATTATCACCTAAACAACCTTTCTTTTGTCCTATTTGCCCTTTGGCAAGGCAGTCAAGGCTGCCCTGCCCTACAAAAACAACAGTTTCATCCCAACTGTTTGATCAGGTACACGTGA
- the LOC107840562 gene encoding pentatricopeptide repeat-containing protein At2g16880, translating into MSSPLKQSQLTQTIITLLSSSKSLPKSSLQSYLPQLTPSIIHSILSSPSLTSRPSTLFSFFQWSHSHIPSFSTHPLPFPSLLPLLISLLSHRKSHLARSLLLTFIPSDHPQNLLHRHLLHPISSFPQPSKELLDTAIGAYCQCGKPHLAIQIFKKMKRIRICPKLLTFNTLINGLVKYPSAHSVYLCNELFDDAIKLGFVPNTNTFNILIRGYCLVYKYKEANELLNRMSEFGCVPDNVSYNTILDGLCKKGRLNDVRDLLEDMKGKGLVPNRNTYNILVHGYCKIGWLKDATQIVELMTQSNILPDVWTYNMLIDGLCNEGSVDEAFKIRDEMVGLKLLPDVKTFNTLINGCLDNKRSSEAFDLLEEMNKEGIKSDESTYNTLIKWHCTEGRMDKAREVLQRMEEGGLCPDCVSYNTLISGYCKAGNLSEVLRIMKRIGEKGLKMDNFSLNTVLHTLCQERKLDEAYELLSIAHTRGYLVDAVSYGTLIAGYFRCGDMEKALKLWDEMKERDVIPTIVTYNIIIGGLCKSGKTQQAIAKLNELLEKGIVPDEITYNTIIHGYCWEGNIEKAFQFHNKMVENSFKPDVYTCNILLQGLSRGGMLEKAIKLFSMWIDKGKTIDVVTYNTLITALCKDQRFEDALGLFAEMEEKNVQPDKYTHNAIVGALTGAGRIKEAEEFMTDRERSSEQLQIDNKEHELRADELDPSSIAYSQQIDELCADGRYKDAMHIYAQVTQSGIALQKSTYFSLIKGLIKRRKSISKTG; encoded by the coding sequence ATGAGTTCACCATTGAAGCAATCTCAACTAACCCAAACAATCATCACTCTCCTTTCTTCCTCCAAATCCCTCCCTAAATCCTCCCTCCAATCCTACCTCCCTCAGTTAACCCCTTCCATAATCCACTCCATTCTCTCCTCCCCTTCCCTCACATCTCGTCCTTCCACTCTCTTCTCCTTCTTCCAATGGTCCCACTCCCATATCCCTTCTTTCTCTACTCACCCACTCCCTTTCCCTTCTCTTCTCCCTCTACTAATCTCCCTCTTATCACATCGCAAGTCCCATTTAGcaagatcccttcttctcacTTTTATCCCTTCTGATCACCCTCAAAACCTCCTCCATCGTCATCTCCTTCACCCCATTTCATCTTTCCCTCAACCCTCCAAGGAATTGTTGGATACTGCAATTGGTGCTTATTGCCAATGTGGGAAACCCCATCTCGCCATTcagattttcaagaaaatgaaaCGGATTCGGATTTGTCCAAAGTTGCTGACTTTCAATACGTTGATTAATGGTTTAGTTAAGTACCCTTCTGCTCATTCTGTTTATTTGTGTAATGAGTTGTTTGATGATGCAATTAAGCTTGGTTTTGTGCCAAATACGAATACGTTTAATATTTTGATTAGAGGTTATTGTTTGGTTTATAAGTATAAGGAGGCGAATGAGTTGTTGAATAGAATGAGTGAGTTTGGATGTGTGCCGGATAATGTGAGTTATAATACTATATTGGATGGTTTGTGTAAGAAAGGTAGGTTGAATGATGTCAGGGATTTGTTGGAGGATATGAAGGGTAAAGGTCTTGTACCGAATAGGAATACTTATAATATTTTGGTACATGGTTATTGTAAAATTGGGTGGTTGAAGGATGCTACTCAGATTGTCGAGCTGATGACGCAGAGTAATATTTTGCCTGATGTTTGGACTTATAATATGTTGATTGATGGTTTGTGTAATGAAGGAAGCGTTGATGAGGCGTTTAAGATTCGGGACGAGATGGTAGGATTGAAATTGTTGCCTGATGTGAAGACGTTTAACACCTTGATCAATGGGTGTCTTGATAATAAGAGAAGTTCGGAGGCCTTTGATCTACTTGAAGAGATGAATAAGGAGGGAATCAAAAGTGATGAATCTACGTACAATACATTGATTAAATGGCATTGCACAGAAGGGAGGATGGACAAAGCTAGAGAGGTACTTCAAAGGATGGAAGAAGGTGGTTTATGTCCAGATTGTGTTTCCTATAATACTTTGATAAGTGGATATTGTAAAGCAGGAAATCTATCAGAAGTATTGAGGATTATGAAACGTATAGGTGAAAAAGGTTTGAAAATGGATAATTTTTCTCTCAATACAGTGCTTCACACTCTTTGTCAAGAAAGGAAGCTTGATGAGGCCTACGAGTTGCTCTCTATTGCTCATACGAGGGGCTATCTTGTTGATGCAGTAAGTTATGGGACTCTTATTGCTGGCTACTTTAGGTGTGGAGATATGGAAAAAGCTCTTAAGCTTTGGGATgagatgaaagaaagagatgtaATTCCCACTATTGTCACCTACAACATCATAATTGGAGGGCTATGTAAATCGGGTAAAACTCAGCAGGCAATTGCCAAACTGAATGAACTTTTGGAGAAGGGTATAGTGCCTGATGAAATAACATATAATACTATTATTCATGGATACTGCTGGGAGGGAAACATTGAGAAAGCATTTCAATTTCACAAcaaaatggttgagaattctTTTAAGCCTGATGTATATACGTGCAACATTCTTCTTCAGGGACTTAGTAGGGGAGGCATGCTTGAAAAAGCCATTAAGCTCTTTAGTATGTGGATTGATAAAGGGAAGACCATTGATGTAGTAACTTATAACACCTTAATAACAGCTCTTTGTAAAGATCAAAGATTTGAAGATGCTTTGGGCCTTTTTGCTgaaatggaagagaaaaatgtCCAGCCTGATAAGTACACACATAATGCTATTGTTGGTGCACTTACTGGTGCTGGAAGGAttaaagaagccgaagaatttatGACAGACAGAGAAAGATCATCGGAGCAGTTGCAAATTGATAACAAGGAACATGAACTCAGAGCTGATGAACTAGATCCAAGTTCAATTGCTTATTCGCAGCAGATTGATGAGCTTTGTGCGGATGGAAGATATAAAGACGCAATGCATATCTATGCACAAGTCACTCAGAGCGGTATTGCTCTACAAAAGTCTACTTATTTCTCTCTGATAAAAGGACTCATCAAGAGGAGAAAAAGTATATCGAAGACAGGTTGA